From Pedobacter cryoconitis, one genomic window encodes:
- a CDS encoding DUF3347 domain-containing protein — protein sequence MKKIFYMIALIAVIFVQPGFAQQNTSQSTGLLSSYYEIKDALVADNSKLAATKAAEFVKILAKGDLQTIDAAQQKALAADAAKINASNALSSQRDYFSVLSAHLISTAKTSKLSAEPIYELYCPMKKSSWLSSKQAIKNPYYGSTMLTCGKVTETIK from the coding sequence ATGAAAAAGATATTTTATATGATTGCGCTTATAGCCGTCATCTTCGTGCAACCTGGATTTGCACAACAAAACACGAGTCAATCTACCGGTTTGTTATCCTCTTATTACGAAATTAAAGATGCACTTGTAGCAGACAATTCCAAATTAGCCGCTACCAAAGCAGCTGAATTCGTCAAAATCCTGGCTAAAGGAGATCTTCAGACAATTGATGCAGCTCAACAAAAAGCCTTAGCAGCAGATGCAGCTAAAATTAACGCCAGCAATGCGCTGAGTAGTCAGCGCGACTATTTTTCCGTTTTGTCTGCGCACCTGATTTCGACAGCCAAAACTTCGAAATTATCAGCTGAGCCGATCTATGAACTTTACTGCCCAATGAAGAAGAGCAGCTGGTTAAGTAGTAAACAAGCCATTAAGAACCCTTATTATGGAAGTACTATGCTAACTTGTGGTAAAGTAACGGAAACTATAAAATAA
- a CDS encoding heme-binding domain-containing protein, whose translation MLIFLIAIQFVPVINNQDNQFKNTDITKIYPVPAKVQAILKKSCYDCHSNHTQYPWYAKLQPVSGWMAAHISNGKKELNFSEFGSYSKYKQQSKLKAIINSIQDGTMPIASYTFIHRKAKLVPAAQTLVLNWMEKTKDSLSLTNQQ comes from the coding sequence ATGCTGATTTTCTTAATCGCTATACAATTCGTACCGGTTATCAATAATCAGGATAACCAGTTTAAAAACACGGATATCACAAAGATTTATCCTGTACCTGCAAAGGTACAGGCAATCTTAAAAAAGTCATGTTATGATTGCCATAGTAACCATACGCAATATCCCTGGTATGCTAAATTGCAGCCTGTAAGCGGATGGATGGCTGCACATATCAGCAACGGAAAAAAAGAACTGAACTTTAGTGAATTCGGCAGTTATTCAAAGTATAAACAACAAAGTAAATTAAAGGCTATTATTAATAGTATCCAGGATGGAACTATGCCTATAGCTTCTTATACCTTCATTCATAGAAAGGCTAAACTTGTCCCGGCAGCGCAGACATTAGTTCTCAATTGGATGGAGAAAACGAAAGACAGTCTTTCCTTAACAAATCAGCAATGA
- a CDS encoding TolC family protein translates to MMKYNLYLIGMFSMLISVSTYAQQPAGLSLTYAWEIAYQNYSGLLAKNALLEESQYAQKEIQSRSLPQMQLQLQNSYGTFAGSNGAFFPVPGVFNVNGTKSGQENTAAANTFGSVLADWKFFEFGKQRKTIKAAGYKVQEAKSGYDAAKLALQAKVTSLYVGILYANSNLEWADQQVKRVKEILDLSVSLADAGLKPGADTALAASSYLLAKATKDEWTGKYNAGKINFSEVVPLAEIQLPQQSFMRYQTLQVSSDSISPDHPYLQILDKQVRYNEIQNELSSRKMLPSFSLSGGLSARGSGISANGAVNRDLSAGYTNTARNYLVGIGLTWNLSDIYTGSFAKKRTAQAVQASKFSYDLQKLQMNTALQAVGSRVNQQLKQVANTRLALAKAQQAYNLYLSRYESGLINLTELLQIQSLLQQVEKNAIEVQQEFWNLLIKRAELSGDFSELSSQF, encoded by the coding sequence ATGATGAAGTACAATCTTTATCTGATTGGCATGTTTTCTATGCTGATTAGTGTAAGCACCTACGCACAACAACCAGCAGGGCTTTCTTTAACCTATGCGTGGGAAATAGCGTATCAAAACTATTCCGGCCTTCTCGCAAAAAATGCACTGCTGGAAGAATCTCAATATGCCCAAAAGGAGATTCAAAGCCGGTCTTTACCACAAATGCAATTACAGCTGCAAAACTCTTACGGGACATTTGCAGGTAGTAATGGTGCCTTTTTCCCCGTTCCTGGTGTATTTAATGTAAACGGGACAAAGTCTGGTCAGGAAAATACAGCCGCAGCAAATACATTCGGATCAGTTTTAGCAGACTGGAAGTTTTTCGAATTCGGGAAACAACGCAAAACAATAAAGGCCGCTGGTTATAAAGTTCAGGAGGCTAAAAGTGGTTATGATGCAGCAAAGCTGGCCTTACAAGCAAAAGTAACCTCCCTTTATGTAGGAATACTTTATGCAAATTCAAATCTTGAATGGGCAGATCAGCAGGTAAAAAGAGTAAAAGAAATTCTTGACCTGTCGGTAAGCCTTGCCGATGCCGGTTTAAAGCCTGGTGCAGATACTGCACTGGCTGCATCCTCGTATTTACTGGCAAAAGCCACAAAGGATGAATGGACTGGTAAATACAATGCAGGAAAAATCAACTTTTCAGAGGTGGTACCGCTGGCAGAAATTCAATTGCCGCAGCAATCTTTTATGCGTTACCAAACGTTACAGGTTTCTTCAGATTCAATTTCACCAGACCATCCGTATTTACAAATACTGGATAAACAGGTGAGGTATAATGAAATCCAGAATGAGCTTTCTTCCAGAAAAATGCTGCCTTCTTTCTCTCTTTCAGGTGGTTTATCAGCTCGTGGAAGTGGCATATCGGCAAATGGAGCTGTTAACCGGGATTTATCAGCAGGCTATACTAATACCGCACGTAATTACCTGGTGGGTATAGGGTTGACCTGGAACCTCAGTGATATCTATACTGGTTCATTTGCAAAGAAAAGAACAGCTCAGGCAGTTCAGGCTTCAAAGTTCAGTTATGACTTGCAAAAATTGCAGATGAATACTGCTTTACAAGCGGTTGGCAGCAGAGTTAATCAGCAGTTGAAACAGGTAGCCAATACACGGCTTGCTTTAGCAAAGGCACAGCAGGCCTATAATTTATACCTGTCCAGGTATGAAAGTGGCCTGATTAATTTAACAGAGCTGCTGCAAATTCAATCTTTATTACAACAGGTGGAAAAAAATGCCATTGAAGTTCAGCAGGAGTTTTGGAACCTGCTGATTAAAAGAGCCGAACTCTCGGGTGATTTTAGTGAGCTGTCCAGTCAATTTTAA
- a CDS encoding multicopper oxidase domain-containing protein, which produces MKSLIIYILFTGLFGLTLTQAQEKNHRSKVVRYDLYVNDTTVNYSGKPKMAMAVNGSIPGPALVFTEGDTAEIYVHNLMDMETSIHWHGVFLPNNMDGVPYLTQMPIKAHATFLYKFPVIQNGTYWYHSHTMLQEQSGMYGALIFNKKNEPAIPAIPVVLSDWTDMKPEEVDRSLHNANDWFAIRKGTTQGYAEAIQKGYFKTKVINEWKRMNAMDVSDVYYEKFLTNGKHINEQPQFKAGDKVKLRIVGGSSSTYFWLTYAGGQITVVANDGNDVQPVEVDRLIIAPSETYDVIVTLAEDKSYEFLSTAEDRTGSTSLWLGSGTKVPAKPLGKLKYFEGMKMMNGMMKMNGDMEPMGMEMSNQQMDMNAVMYPEVTGDNYGKKKAAAEPKMNMPEMKGMDMGEKADLVTLNYGMLKATEKTTLRKGPEKLLRFELTGNMNRYVWTIDNKTVSESDKILIKKGENVKIILYNNSMMRHPMHLHGHDFRVLNGQGEYAPLKNVLDIMPMETDTIEFAATESGDWFFHCHILYHMMSGMGRIFSYEDSPPNMLIPDPKAAIQKLYADDRKMHLMTNIGLESNGSDGIARLANTRYSISTEWRLGLQARHGFESETYFGRYIGKMQWFMPFIGFDYHYNSRDNDSEKNMFGQLTNQSNRKAFVMGMQYTLPMLVTAEARLDSKGKLRFQLKREDIPITNRLRLNLSGNTDREYMAGFRYAMTKYFSLSTHYDSDMGYGGGITITY; this is translated from the coding sequence ATGAAATCATTAATTATATATATCCTGTTCACCGGGCTCTTCGGTTTAACTTTAACGCAGGCCCAGGAGAAAAATCACCGGTCAAAAGTTGTTCGTTATGACCTTTATGTCAATGACACGACCGTTAATTATTCCGGGAAACCAAAAATGGCAATGGCTGTTAACGGAAGTATTCCCGGCCCTGCACTGGTTTTTACAGAAGGTGATACCGCAGAAATCTATGTGCATAACCTGATGGATATGGAAACTTCTATTCACTGGCATGGTGTATTCCTGCCTAATAACATGGATGGTGTTCCTTATTTAACTCAAATGCCAATTAAAGCGCATGCTACTTTCTTGTATAAATTTCCGGTTATTCAGAACGGTACTTACTGGTACCATAGTCACACTATGCTGCAAGAACAAAGCGGAATGTACGGAGCGTTAATTTTCAACAAGAAAAATGAGCCTGCTATCCCTGCAATTCCGGTTGTATTAAGTGACTGGACTGATATGAAACCAGAAGAAGTGGACCGCTCGCTCCACAATGCCAATGATTGGTTTGCCATTCGTAAAGGTACAACACAAGGTTATGCCGAGGCGATACAAAAGGGTTATTTTAAAACTAAAGTCATTAACGAATGGAAGCGGATGAATGCGATGGATGTGAGTGATGTGTACTATGAGAAATTTCTAACGAATGGGAAACATATCAATGAACAGCCTCAGTTTAAAGCTGGCGACAAGGTAAAACTCCGGATTGTTGGCGGCAGTTCGTCTACTTATTTCTGGTTAACTTATGCTGGTGGTCAAATTACTGTGGTGGCTAATGATGGTAACGATGTGCAGCCTGTTGAAGTTGACCGGCTGATTATCGCTCCTTCTGAGACTTATGATGTGATTGTCACGCTCGCTGAGGATAAAAGTTATGAGTTCTTATCTACAGCCGAAGACCGCACTGGCTCTACTTCTTTGTGGTTGGGCAGTGGAACCAAAGTACCTGCCAAACCTTTAGGGAAGTTAAAATACTTTGAAGGGATGAAGATGATGAACGGCATGATGAAGATGAATGGTGACATGGAGCCGATGGGTATGGAAATGAGCAATCAGCAAATGGACATGAACGCGGTTATGTACCCGGAAGTAACCGGAGATAATTACGGAAAGAAAAAAGCTGCTGCTGAACCTAAAATGAATATGCCGGAAATGAAAGGGATGGATATGGGTGAAAAGGCAGACTTGGTTACGCTTAATTATGGCATGTTAAAGGCCACTGAAAAAACGACTTTAAGAAAGGGCCCTGAGAAATTATTACGTTTTGAGCTGACTGGAAATATGAACCGTTATGTCTGGACGATTGATAATAAAACAGTCTCAGAGTCTGATAAAATCCTGATTAAAAAAGGAGAAAATGTAAAAATTATATTATACAATAATTCAATGATGCGTCACCCTATGCATTTGCATGGGCATGATTTCCGTGTGTTGAATGGCCAGGGTGAATATGCTCCTTTAAAGAATGTTCTTGACATTATGCCGATGGAAACCGATACAATCGAGTTTGCAGCGACAGAAAGCGGAGACTGGTTTTTCCATTGCCATATTTTATACCACATGATGAGCGGTATGGGCAGAATCTTTAGTTATGAGGATTCTCCTCCTAATATGCTGATCCCTGATCCTAAAGCTGCAATTCAGAAACTGTATGCCGATGACAGAAAAATGCACCTGATGACCAATATAGGATTAGAAAGCAATGGTAGTGATGGTATTGCACGGTTAGCAAATACCCGTTACAGTATTTCTACGGAATGGAGATTGGGATTACAGGCACGTCATGGATTTGAAAGTGAAACTTACTTCGGGAGATATATAGGCAAAATGCAGTGGTTCATGCCTTTCATCGGTTTCGACTATCATTATAACAGCAGAGATAATGATAGTGAGAAAAATATGTTTGGACAATTGACCAACCAGTCTAACAGAAAAGCATTTGTGATGGGTATGCAGTATACTTTACCGATGCTGGTAACCGCAGAAGCCAGACTGGATAGCAAAGGAAAATTACGTTTTCAGTTAAAGCGTGAAGATATCCCGATCACGAACAGGCTAAGGTTAAACCTTTCCGGAAACACAGACAGGGAGTATATGGCAGGTTTCAGATATGCGATGACTAAATATTTCTCCTTGTCTACACATTATGATAGTGATATGGGTTACGGCGGCGGAATTACAATAACTTATTAA
- a CDS encoding efflux RND transporter permease subunit, which yields MNMIRFALKKPLTVMVAVLAIAYFSFTAIKNINVDIFPRVELPVIYIAMPYGGLSPAYMDGFMANEFQKVLIFVSGVKGIDFKSIQGFTLMKITFYPGTDMAQASGEVSAQVSRAMGFLPPGAVPPQVVRFDGSSLPIGQLVFESTEKSITELQTLALTKIRPMFVTIPGVTAPAPFGGNVRTMVVKVNPELMQSYGLSAEEVTTAIAKNNFPSPAGNIRIGDQNLMSPVNSIAKGPEEFLNIPVRVGSGTNIYVKDIAVVEDAADITTGYGLINGKRSVYLPVIKKADASTLKVVENLKASIPMLKAALPEDVDIKYVFDQSGYIEKSLENLVHEGVLGALLTGLMVFLFLGDSRGALIVVLTIPIAILSAVIMLYLFGQTINVMTLSGLALAIGILVDEATVTIENIHQHFEMEKPKQRAVLDALLEISVPKILILFCILAVLIPSFLMTGIPKDMFMPLSLAVAFAMIASFIASQTFVPILANWLMKPEQFQHHKISLHQKKLTRFEKFKRRYLLLIRYGQSKIGLVIGGYTLIVLLMIGAGGFYIGTDILPVSNSGDLQLRILAPEGSRLEVTEGYLKKVTQLIHEQLPPEAIKISSAFVGLQPSATAINPIFLFTSGSHEAVLQLSVDQQLFKGSIAELKEKIRKVIQQEIPVLKIGFEPMELVEKIMSQGAMNQVQIKVAAGQIKGAEKFAKKLEQGLLKVPFFRDVRIAEPVNYPGVEINVNRAMAAQFGLTMDDVTRTLTIATSSSRFTNKNLWADPKSGLVFQVQVQIPEADMHSLDKLRSLPLKSGQPRPVLEDVAEISLVKLPGQVNRQGPNRYVTVLANIHQKDMGAASKAAHQVIKEAGPPPRGTLVSTEGQVELLEETLAGLQTGLLVAIVVIFLMLTAYYQSFAVSGLILSVVPAVIGGSLMLLLLSGSTLNLQSYMGIIMSVGVSVSNAVLMINQAEINRLKRSMQAKQAIFLAASSRLRPITMTTMAMIAGMIPMAIGMGEGSEQVAPLGQAVIGGLILSTLTALLILPQVYTLIMKNKTRESLTLDPDDPANKNLLIHPAPTQA from the coding sequence ATGAATATGATCCGTTTTGCATTAAAAAAGCCATTAACTGTTATGGTCGCTGTATTGGCCATCGCTTATTTCTCTTTCACCGCAATCAAAAACATCAATGTAGACATCTTTCCCAGGGTCGAATTACCGGTCATTTATATTGCTATGCCTTATGGTGGTCTTAGTCCGGCTTATATGGATGGTTTTATGGCCAATGAATTTCAGAAAGTATTGATTTTTGTGAGTGGTGTGAAGGGTATAGATTTTAAAAGTATACAAGGGTTTACCTTGATGAAGATCACTTTTTATCCGGGAACTGATATGGCACAGGCGTCGGGGGAAGTCTCCGCCCAGGTTTCCAGGGCAATGGGCTTTCTGCCACCGGGCGCTGTCCCTCCACAGGTGGTGAGGTTTGATGGCAGCTCGCTCCCTATTGGTCAGTTAGTTTTTGAAAGTACTGAAAAGTCTATTACTGAGCTTCAGACGCTGGCACTGACAAAAATAAGACCCATGTTTGTCACTATTCCCGGGGTAACTGCCCCTGCTCCTTTTGGGGGAAATGTAAGAACTATGGTTGTTAAAGTCAATCCTGAGCTGATGCAATCTTACGGATTGTCTGCTGAGGAGGTGACTACGGCAATTGCTAAAAATAACTTTCCTTCACCGGCAGGAAATATCAGAATTGGGGATCAGAACCTGATGAGCCCGGTAAATTCCATTGCAAAAGGGCCGGAGGAATTCCTGAACATCCCGGTCAGAGTTGGTTCCGGAACAAATATTTATGTGAAAGATATTGCCGTTGTAGAGGATGCCGCTGATATAACTACCGGTTATGGGCTGATTAACGGAAAGCGGTCGGTGTACTTGCCGGTGATCAAAAAAGCAGATGCTTCTACTCTTAAAGTGGTAGAAAACTTAAAAGCATCTATTCCAATGTTAAAGGCTGCTTTACCAGAAGATGTGGATATTAAGTATGTGTTCGATCAGTCTGGTTATATAGAGAAGTCCTTAGAAAATCTTGTGCATGAGGGGGTGCTTGGCGCACTGCTGACCGGATTGATGGTCTTCTTGTTTTTAGGGGATTCCAGAGGTGCATTAATTGTGGTACTTACCATTCCGATCGCCATCCTTTCTGCGGTAATTATGCTCTATTTGTTCGGACAGACTATTAATGTGATGACTTTAAGTGGCCTGGCTTTAGCGATAGGAATACTGGTTGATGAAGCGACGGTAACCATTGAGAATATACATCAGCATTTTGAAATGGAGAAGCCAAAACAAAGGGCTGTACTGGATGCTTTGCTGGAAATTTCTGTTCCGAAAATACTGATCTTATTTTGTATCCTGGCGGTACTTATCCCCTCTTTTTTAATGACAGGGATCCCAAAGGATATGTTTATGCCGCTTTCATTGGCGGTTGCTTTTGCGATGATTGCTTCTTTTATTGCCTCGCAAACATTCGTTCCCATCTTAGCCAACTGGCTGATGAAACCTGAACAATTCCAGCACCATAAAATCAGCCTGCATCAAAAGAAGTTAACGAGGTTTGAGAAATTTAAACGCAGGTACTTGTTATTGATCAGGTATGGTCAAAGCAAGATTGGACTAGTGATTGGTGGTTATACACTGATTGTATTACTGATGATTGGCGCAGGCGGGTTTTACATCGGGACTGATATTCTGCCTGTGAGCAACAGTGGTGATCTGCAATTGCGTATCCTGGCTCCTGAAGGCAGCAGGCTTGAAGTCACAGAAGGGTACCTGAAAAAAGTGACACAGCTGATCCATGAACAACTGCCTCCTGAAGCCATTAAAATAAGTTCTGCTTTTGTGGGTTTGCAACCTTCTGCAACCGCCATTAATCCCATTTTTCTGTTCACCAGTGGCTCTCATGAGGCTGTACTGCAATTGTCAGTTGATCAGCAGTTATTCAAAGGTTCAATTGCTGAATTAAAGGAAAAAATAAGAAAGGTTATTCAGCAGGAAATCCCTGTGCTGAAGATTGGTTTTGAACCGATGGAACTTGTGGAGAAAATAATGAGCCAGGGAGCCATGAACCAGGTACAGATTAAAGTGGCCGCAGGACAAATAAAGGGCGCAGAGAAATTTGCAAAAAAACTGGAACAGGGTTTACTGAAAGTCCCTTTTTTCAGGGATGTACGGATAGCAGAACCGGTTAACTACCCTGGTGTTGAAATCAATGTAAACCGGGCAATGGCCGCTCAGTTTGGTTTAACTATGGATGACGTCACCCGGACTTTGACAATCGCAACTTCTTCCTCACGGTTTACCAACAAGAATCTCTGGGCAGACCCCAAATCAGGATTGGTTTTCCAGGTACAGGTACAGATTCCGGAGGCGGATATGCATTCACTGGATAAACTTCGCTCCTTACCTTTAAAATCAGGTCAGCCAAGACCTGTATTAGAAGATGTAGCCGAAATCAGCCTGGTTAAACTTCCCGGTCAGGTGAATCGTCAGGGGCCAAACAGGTATGTGACTGTACTGGCAAATATTCACCAGAAAGATATGGGAGCAGCTTCAAAAGCAGCACATCAGGTGATTAAAGAGGCAGGTCCCCCACCCAGAGGTACGCTTGTTTCTACTGAAGGGCAGGTCGAACTGCTGGAAGAAACGCTTGCTGGTTTACAAACTGGTTTGTTGGTAGCAATCGTGGTTATCTTTTTAATGCTCACTGCTTATTATCAGTCATTTGCAGTTTCAGGATTAATATTATCTGTTGTGCCGGCAGTTATTGGCGGTAGTTTGATGCTCTTACTTTTATCAGGGAGCACCTTAAACCTTCAGTCTTATATGGGGATTATTATGTCTGTTGGGGTTTCCGTTTCAAATGCGGTTTTAATGATCAATCAGGCAGAAATTAACCGGTTAAAACGTAGTATGCAGGCTAAGCAGGCTATTTTTCTTGCTGCTTCTTCCCGGTTACGACCAATTACAATGACCACCATGGCCATGATTGCGGGAATGATTCCGATGGCTATTGGTATGGGGGAAGGTTCTGAACAGGTTGCTCCGCTGGGTCAGGCAGTTATTGGCGGTCTGATCTTGTCAACTTTGACTGCCTTGTTGATTTTACCACAGGTATATACCCTGATCATGAAAAATAAAACCAGAGAGAGCCTGACATTGGATCCTGATGATCCGGCAAATAAAAACTTATTGATTCACCCTGCTCCTACCCAGGCATAA
- a CDS encoding sterol desaturase family protein — MHYLSRLPALSAGLIFLIENGLITLLVLVFGKIIQQKFATAPFVPYTYTRREWQICILTNFLNTLITYAGFWLWKHGIIRMTTNISLTIFKDFLLLFFAMDLLMFIFHYLIHKSLLYKFVHQLHHQAINPKPIDLFILHPIETISFGALWLILLLIYPFNIYAVIIYLIINVLFGMTGHLGIEPLPAKTRNLPLIKYLGTSSFHHNHHLKEDYNYGFYTSIWDRLFGTFK; from the coding sequence ATGCATTATTTATCGCGGTTACCAGCACTGTCAGCAGGACTGATATTTCTGATAGAAAATGGGTTGATTACACTTTTGGTCTTGGTTTTTGGAAAAATAATACAGCAAAAATTTGCAACAGCCCCTTTCGTCCCTTATACTTATACACGAAGGGAATGGCAAATCTGCATCCTGACCAATTTCCTGAATACGCTTATTACCTACGCTGGATTCTGGCTTTGGAAACATGGGATTATCAGGATGACGACAAATATTTCACTGACTATTTTCAAAGATTTTTTACTCCTGTTTTTTGCGATGGATTTGCTGATGTTCATTTTCCATTACCTGATCCACAAATCATTACTCTATAAATTTGTCCATCAATTACATCACCAGGCTATTAATCCAAAACCAATTGATTTATTTATCCTGCATCCAATAGAGACAATCTCTTTTGGTGCATTATGGCTGATATTGCTGCTTATTTATCCTTTTAATATTTACGCTGTTATCATTTATTTGATTATTAATGTTTTATTTGGAATGACTGGTCATCTTGGTATAGAGCCATTACCTGCGAAAACCCGGAATTTACCGTTGATCAAGTACTTGGGAACATCCTCTTTTCATCATAACCATCACTTAAAAGAGGATTATAATTACGGTTTTTATACAAGTATATGGGACAGGCTGTTTGGAACATTTAAATAA
- a CDS encoding efflux RND transporter periplasmic adaptor subunit produces MKLNSYILKISILSTLIFAGCSADQVRKKQPQNQKTGVVQFIHPVSDQPSYALSLPGELKPYEEVIIYPKVKGFVKKIFVDRGSKVKKGQLLAILEAPEISQHYLSARADENKFHEDYLYSLQAYERLMKAATRAGAVAAIELDKARSKFRSDSAAYAAVKATTGASAQLQQYLRIIAPFDGTVIHKNISAGALVGDQVPLFSIAQTSRLRLTVAIPEKHVQAVGKDTKVSFTVSDHPGQLFFSVLSRKSDLLQQESRAVTAEFDISNTQHVLNGGEYAQVKLTLQRPHATLWVPVSSIVVAQSGIFIVKIVQGKSKRVSVTAGTRKGELQEIFGPVREDDQILVKGTEELADGTEVRLE; encoded by the coding sequence ATGAAACTTAACAGTTATATCTTAAAAATTTCTATCCTATCTACTTTAATTTTTGCCGGTTGTTCTGCTGATCAGGTCAGGAAGAAACAACCACAAAATCAAAAGACCGGAGTGGTTCAGTTTATTCATCCAGTTTCTGATCAGCCTTCTTATGCTCTTTCTCTGCCCGGAGAGCTTAAACCTTATGAGGAAGTTATCATTTATCCAAAAGTGAAAGGGTTTGTCAAAAAGATATTTGTTGACAGAGGCAGCAAAGTGAAAAAGGGACAGCTGCTGGCCATTTTGGAAGCACCCGAGATCAGCCAGCATTATCTGTCAGCCCGGGCTGATGAGAATAAATTTCATGAAGATTATCTTTATAGTCTCCAGGCTTATGAGCGCTTAATGAAAGCGGCAACCAGAGCCGGAGCTGTTGCTGCAATAGAGCTGGATAAGGCAAGAAGCAAGTTCAGAAGCGATAGCGCTGCCTATGCAGCTGTAAAAGCAACCACAGGTGCTTCTGCACAATTACAGCAGTATTTACGGATTATAGCACCTTTTGATGGAACGGTCATCCATAAAAATATATCTGCGGGAGCTTTGGTTGGTGATCAGGTCCCTTTGTTTTCAATTGCACAGACGAGCCGCCTGAGACTAACTGTAGCTATACCAGAAAAGCATGTACAAGCTGTGGGTAAAGACACGAAAGTATCTTTTACGGTTAGTGATCATCCGGGGCAGCTCTTTTTTTCTGTCCTCTCCCGGAAAAGTGATTTATTACAACAGGAATCCCGCGCTGTCACCGCAGAATTTGATATATCCAATACGCAGCATGTTTTGAATGGTGGTGAGTATGCCCAGGTAAAGTTAACACTGCAAAGACCCCATGCTACTTTATGGGTGCCTGTAAGCAGCATTGTCGTTGCGCAATCGGGTATATTTATTGTGAAGATAGTGCAGGGTAAGAGTAAAAGGGTCAGCGTAACGGCTGGCACCCGTAAAGGAGAGCTTCAGGAGATTTTTGGCCCGGTCAGGGAAGACGATCAGATTTTAGTAAAGGGAACAGAAGAGCTGGCTGATGGAACTGAGGTCAGGTTGGAATAA
- a CDS encoding DUF3347 domain-containing protein — MKTFLLSIAIATIFLSACTSNQKPAQHPAIATKPAAQTSSSPIKEVIMAYLQLKNALAADDDQGAAAAGNTLKLAAGKVTIAALNPAQSKVFSEIADDVKEHGEHIGANAGNIKHQREHFEMLSQEIYELAKADGKSGQKLYYEHCPMYNNKKGGNWISETKVIKNPYLGKEMVTCGSIKEELN; from the coding sequence ATGAAAACTTTCTTGTTAAGCATCGCTATAGCCACTATTTTTTTAAGTGCCTGTACCAGCAATCAAAAACCGGCACAGCATCCTGCTATTGCTACAAAACCAGCAGCTCAAACTTCCTCTTCTCCAATCAAAGAGGTCATCATGGCTTATTTACAGCTTAAAAATGCATTGGCAGCTGATGATGATCAGGGGGCAGCAGCGGCTGGCAATACCTTAAAACTGGCAGCAGGAAAAGTCACAATTGCTGCACTTAATCCAGCTCAGTCAAAAGTCTTTAGTGAGATTGCAGATGATGTTAAAGAGCATGGGGAGCATATTGGGGCTAACGCCGGCAACATCAAACATCAGCGGGAACATTTCGAAATGTTAAGTCAGGAGATTTATGAACTGGCTAAAGCTGATGGGAAATCTGGTCAGAAGTTATATTATGAGCATTGTCCGATGTACAATAATAAAAAAGGCGGGAACTGGATCAGCGAAACTAAAGTGATCAAAAACCCGTATCTGGGCAAAGAAATGGTCACCTGCGGAAGTATCAAAGAAGAATTAAATTAA
- a CDS encoding GNAT family N-acetyltransferase, translated as MEEINYRNATISDLKTIVSIYNSTIASRMVTADTEPVTVESKIKWFEQHTAEKHPLWVIENKNNEIIGWVSLQAFYGRPAYNGTAEISIYLDENQRGKGMGKRTLADSLSKCAALGITTVLGFIFAHNEPSLGLFRHFGFEDWGTLPDVAILDGEEKSLKILGKRISA; from the coding sequence ATGGAAGAAATAAACTACAGAAATGCCACAATATCCGACTTAAAAACTATAGTATCCATTTATAATTCAACAATTGCCTCAAGAATGGTGACCGCAGACACTGAACCGGTTACCGTAGAGAGTAAAATAAAGTGGTTTGAGCAACATACAGCAGAAAAACATCCACTTTGGGTCATTGAAAACAAAAATAATGAGATTATTGGCTGGGTAAGCTTACAGGCTTTTTATGGCAGGCCTGCCTATAACGGTACCGCAGAAATAAGTATTTATCTGGATGAAAATCAACGCGGTAAAGGAATGGGTAAAAGAACACTGGCTGATTCATTAAGCAAATGTGCTGCATTGGGCATAACCACTGTTCTGGGATTTATATTTGCTCATAATGAGCCTAGTTTAGGATTATTCAGGCATTTTGGCTTTGAAGATTGGGGTACTTTACCTGACGTAGCCATACTTGATGGTGAAGAAAAAAGCCTTAAGATCTTAGGAAAAAGAATCTCAGCTTAA